From the Pseudomonas baltica genome, one window contains:
- a CDS encoding sigma 54-interacting transcriptional regulator, translated as MFADIVQPLAYAEALLGTYSRLSQAAHSARLLGDFASEAAKLSGCELAQVYLLDASHSALGLSAESLDGLLQPREVASLPADYHGGELLQFSLCQNRAVSVESLGSGLYPTDFLPACARGWDSLLCVPLVGESDVVEGLLVCASAECRNLQGFSQSFGQLGRFVMAQFSLLQRLRGPEDSSVIDGIDTCASGYGLIGKSAVMRHTYQLISKVLHSPYTVLLNGETGTGKEVVARAIHDCSPRRTKAFIVQNCAAFPENLLESELFGYRRGAFTGADRDREGLFDAAEGGTLLLDEIGDMPLALQAKLLRVLQEGEIRPLGSNDSHKINVRIIAATHRDLQAMVAQGLFREDLYYRLAQFPIELPPLRQRENDILELARHFAVRACAFLSRDLPNWSDAALDHLCSYGFPGNVRELKGMVERAVLLCEGGEFQPEHFTLRLDGLPIDRSLNLRERMEQVERTLLLDCLRKNDGNRTLVARELGLPRRTLLYRLGRLNITDAESQA; from the coding sequence ATGTTTGCCGATATCGTCCAGCCTCTGGCCTACGCTGAAGCCTTGCTCGGGACCTACTCGCGCTTGTCTCAGGCTGCCCACAGTGCGCGCCTGCTGGGTGATTTCGCCAGCGAAGCGGCTAAGTTGAGTGGTTGCGAACTGGCCCAGGTGTACCTGCTCGACGCGTCCCACAGTGCCCTAGGCCTGAGCGCAGAATCCCTCGACGGTTTGTTGCAGCCACGGGAGGTCGCGAGCCTGCCCGCCGATTACCATGGCGGCGAGTTGCTGCAGTTCAGCCTGTGCCAGAACCGCGCAGTGAGTGTCGAGAGCCTGGGCAGCGGCCTGTACCCGACGGATTTCCTGCCCGCTTGTGCGCGCGGCTGGGATTCGCTGCTGTGCGTGCCGCTGGTGGGCGAGAGCGATGTAGTCGAAGGGCTGTTGGTCTGCGCCAGTGCCGAATGCCGCAACCTTCAAGGTTTTTCCCAGTCCTTCGGCCAATTGGGACGTTTCGTCATGGCCCAATTCTCATTGCTGCAACGCCTGCGCGGGCCTGAGGACAGCAGCGTGATCGACGGTATCGATACCTGCGCGAGTGGCTACGGATTGATCGGCAAAAGCGCGGTGATGCGCCACACCTATCAGCTGATCAGCAAAGTCTTGCACAGCCCCTACACCGTGCTGCTCAACGGCGAAACCGGGACCGGCAAGGAAGTCGTCGCCCGTGCCATTCATGACTGCAGCCCCCGGCGCACCAAGGCCTTCATCGTGCAGAACTGCGCGGCTTTCCCGGAAAACCTGCTGGAAAGCGAACTGTTCGGCTATCGTCGGGGCGCCTTCACCGGTGCCGACCGCGACCGAGAAGGCCTGTTCGATGCGGCCGAGGGCGGCACCTTGCTGCTGGACGAAATCGGCGACATGCCCCTTGCCTTGCAGGCCAAGCTGCTGCGCGTGCTGCAAGAGGGCGAGATCCGCCCGCTGGGCAGCAACGACAGCCATAAGATCAACGTGCGCATCATCGCCGCCACCCACCGGGACTTGCAGGCGATGGTTGCTCAAGGGCTGTTTCGCGAGGACCTCTACTACCGCCTGGCGCAGTTCCCGATCGAGTTGCCACCGCTGCGACAGCGCGAGAACGACATTCTCGAACTGGCCCGGCACTTCGCGGTACGCGCGTGTGCATTTCTCAGCCGTGACTTGCCCAATTGGTCCGACGCCGCACTGGACCACCTGTGCAGCTACGGCTTCCCCGGCAATGTGCGCGAGCTCAAGGGCATGGTCGAGCGGGCAGTGCTGTTGTGCGAGGGAGGGGAGTTCCAGCCCGAGCATTTCACCTTGCGGCTCGACGGCCTGCCGATCGATCGCAGCCTCAACCTGCGCGAGCGCATGGAGCAGGTCGAACGCACGCTGTTGCTCGATTGCCTTCGCAAGAACGATGGCAACCGCACACTTGTCGCGCGTGAGCTGGGCCTGCCGCGCCGCACGCTGCTGTATCGCCTGGGGCGTCTCAACATCACCGACGCGGAGTCGCAAGCATGA
- a CDS encoding type VI secretion protein: MFARHWQAALLAMVVVCGLTGCTGNGNYKHSDKDYRPLGEPQAVNRGQ; encoded by the coding sequence ATGTTTGCACGTCATTGGCAAGCGGCCCTGTTGGCCATGGTTGTTGTGTGTGGCCTGACGGGATGCACCGGCAACGGCAATTACAAGCACAGCGACAAAGACTACCGCCCGCTCGGCGAACCCCAGGCGGTCAATCGCGGCCAATGA
- the tagH gene encoding type VI secretion system-associated FHA domain protein TagH: MELLLELHNPRQPVPEHLHARTFKQAGGVIGRGQDCDWVIPDRHRHLSNRHAEISFNRGTFYLTDTSSNGIEIAATGARLRKGEPQRIETGSVYRLGDYELRARVIRPAAARNDHYSADVPGVGIIPDDAFLDLDPINALEQQERIYSEFDELAGFDTKARHTVQRADYARIDMESLPIPELVPEPVVTAPKATPVAAPERQSEAFWLRFGSALGVDLTGLDEAAREALALKAAHLLKVSIGGLQQSLRTRSELKNELRLAQTTVQTAGKNPLKHTSDAEQALSALLQAPKPGQFGAEEAVVRAFRDVQAHQVAMLAGSRATVRATLEHFSPEQLTLRFEREGLKSLFAGAGSRWRAFGRHHQALRQDDDWSERLLARDFAQAYEEQIRLISTLNSEHQG, encoded by the coding sequence ATGGAATTGCTTCTGGAACTGCACAACCCGCGTCAGCCGGTGCCCGAGCACTTGCACGCGCGCACCTTCAAGCAGGCGGGAGGGGTGATCGGCCGTGGTCAGGATTGCGACTGGGTCATCCCTGACCGTCATCGCCATTTGTCCAACCGCCACGCCGAGATCAGCTTCAACCGCGGTACGTTCTACCTGACCGATACCAGCAGCAACGGTATCGAGATCGCCGCCACCGGCGCGCGGCTGCGCAAGGGCGAGCCGCAGCGCATCGAGACCGGTAGCGTTTATCGCCTGGGTGACTACGAGCTGCGTGCACGGGTCATACGTCCGGCTGCGGCGCGCAACGACCATTACTCTGCCGATGTGCCAGGTGTCGGGATCATCCCTGACGACGCCTTCCTGGACCTTGATCCGATCAATGCCCTGGAACAGCAAGAGCGCATTTACAGCGAATTCGACGAGCTGGCCGGCTTCGACACCAAGGCGCGCCACACCGTACAACGCGCTGACTATGCGCGCATCGACATGGAAAGCCTGCCGATCCCTGAGCTGGTACCGGAACCGGTCGTCACGGCACCCAAGGCGACCCCTGTGGCAGCGCCCGAACGCCAATCCGAGGCATTCTGGCTACGTTTCGGCAGCGCCCTGGGCGTTGACCTGACCGGGCTCGACGAGGCCGCGCGTGAGGCCCTGGCCCTCAAGGCCGCACACTTGCTGAAGGTCAGCATCGGTGGCCTGCAGCAGAGCCTGCGCACTCGCAGCGAACTGAAAAACGAACTGCGTCTGGCGCAGACCACCGTGCAGACCGCCGGCAAGAACCCGCTCAAGCACACCAGTGATGCCGAGCAGGCGCTAAGTGCCTTGCTGCAGGCGCCCAAACCCGGCCAGTTCGGCGCCGAAGAGGCTGTAGTACGTGCGTTCCGCGATGTCCAGGCCCATCAGGTGGCGATGCTCGCCGGCAGCCGTGCAACGGTGCGCGCCACGCTCGAGCATTTTTCCCCGGAGCAATTGACCCTGCGTTTCGAGCGCGAAGGGCTGAAGTCGCTGTTCGCTGGTGCCGGCAGCCGCTGGCGCGCCTTCGGCCGTCATCACCAGGCCTTGCGTCAGGACGATGACTGGAGCGAGCGCTTGCTGGCCCGCGATTTTGCCCAGGCCTATGAAGAGCAGATCCGTCTTATTTCCACCCTCAATTCCGAGCATCAGGGATGA
- the tssJ gene encoding type VI secretion system lipoprotein TssJ, with protein MKRFTQLAALLTVALLAGCSALSPYSTETKLNLKISASDQLNPDQNGRPSPIVLRLLELKHPTAFENADFFTLYERAKESLAQDLVSDEEIELRPGESLDLKLTVGNGNRYVGVLAAYRDLPETQWRYTVQVVPMGLTKVNLKLDDLGIHNIDADARAKLAKADK; from the coding sequence ATGAAACGCTTTACGCAATTGGCCGCTTTGCTGACCGTGGCGTTGTTGGCCGGGTGTTCGGCTCTGTCGCCTTACTCCACCGAAACCAAGCTGAACCTCAAGATCAGCGCCAGCGATCAGCTCAACCCTGATCAAAACGGCCGGCCATCGCCAATCGTCCTGCGCCTGCTGGAGCTCAAGCACCCGACGGCGTTCGAGAACGCTGACTTTTTCACCCTCTACGAGCGCGCCAAGGAATCCCTGGCCCAGGACCTGGTCAGCGATGAAGAGATCGAGCTGCGCCCTGGCGAATCCCTCGACCTCAAGCTCACCGTGGGCAACGGCAACCGCTACGTCGGCGTGCTTGCGGCCTACCGCGACCTGCCGGAAACCCAGTGGCGCTACACCGTGCAAGTGGTGCCGATGGGCCTGACCAAGGTCAACCTGAAACTGGACGATTTGGGCATCCACAACATCGATGCCGACGCCAGGGCCAAGCTGGCCAAGGCGGATAAATAA
- the tssK gene encoding type VI secretion system baseplate subunit TssK has translation MNAHKIVWQEGMLLRPQHFQHNDRYYDHQLKARTQMLSRYSWGFLGFEIDTQFLKMGKLVISQASGVLPDGSLFSLDSSAQALAVDVPPNTSNTPVYLALPLVAGNHVETRRADQLDVMARYTVFETEVADSNAGDDSSRQISCARPDFRLLLGPQHNDQTYVKLKICEILDTTPDGDVSLDGDFVPTFIHAHGSPYLQSCLKEVISMLAHRGDTLAERIRSNGKVAGAEVGDFMMLQLINRTELNLRHYLGLEQVHPEELYRTLLSMFGDLATFSSDNKRPRLDSRYLHSDQGTSFRKLMDAIRQALSMVLEQHAIEMELQERQYGITVSPLKDHKLLGSASFVLAASANCDSETLRQRLPAHLKVGAVEHIRQLVNLHLPGIKVRPLPVAPRQIPFHSNKTYFNLELSSEDLAQLERSGGFAFHVSGEFSELELKFWAIRS, from the coding sequence ATGAATGCCCACAAGATTGTCTGGCAGGAAGGCATGTTGCTGCGCCCGCAGCATTTCCAGCACAACGACCGTTACTACGACCACCAGCTCAAAGCGCGAACGCAGATGCTCAGCCGTTACAGCTGGGGCTTTCTTGGCTTCGAGATCGACACGCAGTTCCTGAAAATGGGCAAGCTGGTCATCAGTCAGGCCAGCGGCGTATTGCCTGATGGCAGCCTGTTCAGCCTCGACAGCAGCGCCCAGGCGTTGGCCGTCGATGTACCGCCCAACACCAGTAACACTCCGGTTTACCTGGCATTGCCGCTGGTGGCCGGTAACCACGTCGAGACACGTCGCGCCGATCAGCTGGACGTAATGGCCCGCTACACGGTGTTCGAGACCGAAGTCGCAGACTCCAACGCGGGCGACGATTCCAGCCGCCAGATCAGCTGTGCGCGCCCGGACTTCCGCCTGCTGCTGGGCCCGCAGCATAACGACCAGACCTACGTGAAGCTGAAGATCTGCGAGATCCTCGACACCACGCCCGATGGTGATGTGTCGCTGGACGGTGACTTCGTGCCGACCTTCATCCATGCCCATGGCTCACCCTACCTGCAGTCGTGCCTCAAGGAAGTGATCAGCATGCTCGCCCACCGCGGCGATACCCTGGCTGAACGCATTCGTTCGAATGGCAAGGTCGCGGGCGCGGAAGTCGGTGACTTTATGATGCTGCAACTGATCAACCGCACCGAGCTCAACCTGCGTCACTACCTGGGGCTCGAACAGGTCCATCCCGAGGAGCTGTATCGCACGCTGCTGTCGATGTTCGGTGACCTGGCGACCTTCTCCAGCGACAACAAGCGCCCCCGGCTGGACAGCCGCTATCTGCACAGCGACCAGGGCACGAGTTTCCGCAAGTTGATGGATGCCATCCGCCAGGCGCTGTCGATGGTGCTCGAACAGCACGCCATCGAGATGGAGCTGCAGGAGCGCCAGTACGGCATCACCGTGTCGCCGCTCAAGGATCACAAGCTGCTGGGCAGCGCCTCGTTCGTACTGGCGGCCAGCGCCAACTGCGACTCCGAGACCCTGCGCCAACGTTTGCCGGCTCACCTCAAGGTCGGCGCGGTGGAGCACATTCGCCAACTGGTCAACCTGCACCTGCCGGGCATCAAGGTGCGGCCATTGCCGGTGGCACCGCGGCAGATACCGTTTCATTCGAACAAAACCTATTTCAACCTCGAGCTCAGTTCCGAAGACCTGGCCCAACTGGAGCGTTCGGGCGGCTTTGCCTTCCACGTGTCAGGCGAATTCTCCGAGCTTGAATTGAAATTCTGGGCTATCAGGAGCTGA
- the icmH gene encoding type IVB secretion system protein IcmH/DotU: MSMEMGYEQDEKTILAGRHGHDSAHSPLTDFAEPPRLEDLERRMIYAARLRPAEHFMASQNALIAAASGLLSELVALKHDSDRSNLPKLKDRLSSALKIFEAQALNDGVESSQVMAARYVLCTALDEAVVTTSDGNESQWSQMNLLSSFHNETFGGEKFFQLLDRLSRNPVKHLLMLELMYLCLSLGFEGKYRVMNRGMIELEGIRDSLYRQIRQLRGDIPRELSPHWEGLSEQRRNLVRIVPWWLVVLFTLVCLAVMYSGFAWVLKEQRATVLQPFQQLDPAAAQPKL; this comes from the coding sequence ATGAGCATGGAAATGGGATACGAGCAGGACGAAAAGACCATATTGGCCGGGCGGCACGGGCATGACAGCGCACATAGCCCGCTGACCGACTTCGCCGAACCGCCGCGCTTGGAAGACCTCGAGCGGCGAATGATCTACGCCGCGCGCCTGCGTCCCGCAGAGCACTTCATGGCGAGCCAGAACGCGCTGATCGCTGCGGCCTCGGGCCTGCTTTCGGAGCTGGTGGCCCTTAAGCACGATTCCGATCGCAGCAATCTGCCCAAGCTTAAAGATCGCCTGAGTTCGGCACTCAAGATATTCGAAGCGCAAGCCTTGAACGACGGCGTCGAAAGTAGTCAGGTCATGGCCGCGCGCTATGTGCTGTGTACGGCATTGGATGAGGCGGTGGTCACTACCAGCGACGGCAACGAGAGCCAATGGTCACAGATGAACCTGCTCAGCAGCTTTCATAACGAGACCTTCGGTGGCGAAAAGTTCTTCCAGCTGCTCGATCGTCTGTCACGCAACCCGGTCAAGCACCTGCTGATGCTCGAACTGATGTACCTGTGCCTGTCGCTGGGCTTCGAGGGCAAATACCGGGTGATGAACCGCGGCATGATCGAGCTTGAAGGCATCCGTGACAGCCTTTACCGGCAGATTCGCCAACTGCGCGGGGATATCCCTCGCGAACTGTCTCCGCATTGGGAAGGCCTTAGCGAGCAGCGTCGCAACCTGGTGCGCATCGTGCCGTGGTGGCTGGTGGTGCTGTTCACCCTGGTGTGCCTGGCAGTCATGTACTCGGGGTTCGCGTGGGTTCTAAAGGAACAGCGTGCAACCGTGCTTCAACCTTTCCAGCAGCTTGATCCGGCTGCGGCCCAGCCGAAGTTGT